The Populus alba chromosome 13, ASM523922v2, whole genome shotgun sequence genome contains the following window.
CTAGTTTTTGACACTCTGTGTTTTTCTGTGGGGATTGTGGGTTTCAAATTTGGAAAGGAGAACTGATAACATGGCTTACTGTCTGTCTCTGTCAACCCTGGTATTGTTGCTCagcttaattaaattgttaTCATCTGATTAttaagaattgaattgaatgaAATGATGTGAAGTTGCTATTTTCAAGAGAGTGGAATTGTGCAATCTCTATCCGCTTTTTGCTTAATTATCTGtgcatgggattttttttccacttattGTTATCTTATTGTACACTTGTAGTGCTTTTGATTTAGTGGGGGGATGAGTGATACGTCTTAGTGCTGATTCTTGCAATTCCCAATCTGCAATCAATTAGAATCATTTGAATATGATTCATACTGGAATGACTTGAGGAGCATGGGAACCCAGTAacgagtttttagaatcagtaTTCTTTAGGAAAACATTTTTAGCATTAAGACTCTGTCATCCTTGCTGCCTATGGACAAAACATACTAGAATACATGTACTGTAGCTCAAAGAGTGTAATATGTTAAGGCAAAGATATTAGTTGTGAAAGTTATATGAAGGTGGCTGCTTATGGTAAGCAAAAACAGGATTAATGGGGGGCCAACAATCTTCTGATCTTAGCCATTCTTTTAATCCTGTGGGGTTGGCTCAAGTGGCAAAGAGATTGAGCTCAAGATGCACATCCACGTTCATCTCCCTCATGTTTTTCAGGACAAAAAAGCTTGTGTATGGGTGACCTGCTCATGATTGAGCGGTCCATGGTTTAGCATCGTTCTCATGATCTGGGGTTTATGCACCTTTCATATGACTCCTcccatataaaaagaagaagaagatgttaTGTAGTCTTTTATTCTTACCTATTTTCTATCTCCTGACATGTGTTTCTTGTCTGTGCTGCTGCTTTCTGGtaatttctgtgtttttttccaCGGTAACAAACTTATGACAGGATAATCTTCTGTGTGTTCCAGCAACTGATGCTTGGAGACATGACTAATGTGGTATAAATGGAAGAAGTCCAGCTGCATGTTCTCCAAGTTTACCATATCTTTGAAGGCGATTAAAAGCAAAACCATCAATGTCAAACCAAGAATTTTCTCATCATCCAACCATATGCTACAGACCTATACAACCTTCTGATTTGGAGGTATTAGAGCGAATCCATGCTGAGATATTTCCTATCAGGTATCAAGCTTCATCTAatgctccttttccttttcttttgaattttttttgtgggttttaATCTGTAATATGCTTTTCTTGCTTCTAAATGAAATTCATTCCTCCTTTCAGGTACGAGTCAGAGTTTTTCCAAAGTGTTGTCCATGGACGTGATATTGTTTCTTGGGCTGCAGTCGACCGCAGCCGACCTAATGGTCAGAGTGATGAACTTATTGGTTTTGTTACTGCACGGATTGCAATGACAAAAGAAGCCGGGGTGGGTTTTCTACTTTTTCAAGGGGCATCGCTTGCATCTGTGCATCACATAGGCATATTTGGCATATACCTGTGTGATGCAGCAACTAATAAAAGATATTCCCTATGTGTGTCAAGCCAGTTATGACTGGATAACTCAAGCTCATGTGTTTTATGCAACTCCTGTGACAAATATGAGCAAAAGAATTTCCTCATTCTAGCGCCCATGGTATTCTAATGTTGCATCTGTAGTGGGATTGAGCTATGGTTGGTTTTTAACATTGTAATTGCAACCCTCATGCATTCATCATATGTAGGATGCACCTGGATTCTTCATTCAGgctttgttcttttttcattaCCCAAATGCATAACATGtgtaattttgatatcattattGCTGTCCACAAATTATGTCTCTCTTTCTACTAAATCATGTGAACTCACAACTGCTTTGTAGATAGGAGATTTGCTCAGATATGACCCCTCTAAACCAGATCAAACATTAGTTTATATCCTGACGCTTGGAGTAGTAGAAACTTACAGAAATCTTGGTATAGGTAGGATCTGCACCACAAAGGAACTTTACTTTGAAATGTCTGTTTGAAATATGTCTTGCTTTATGATTAATTACTTGGTTGTTTGATTTGCAGCAAGGTCTCTTATTCGTCAGGTCATTAAATATGCTTCAAGTGTTCCAACATGCCGTGCAGTCTACCTGCATGTGATTTCTTACAACGTTCCTGCcattcatctatacaaaaaaatGTCCTTCAAGTGTATACGAAGGTTGCAAGGTTTTTATCTAATCAACGGCCAGCATTATGATTCATTCTTGTTTGTTTACTATGTAAATGGTGGTCGTTCTCCTTGCTCACCATTGTAAGTGGAAAGcagttcttttatttataatatccttttatttcataatttgcATTTGTGCCTTtctgcaagattttttttttaaaatatttttggtggTATCTGCTGTTTAGTGAGGAAAACATAAATTACAGAAAGGTAGAAATTTTCCAGGAGACATTTTTTGGGTCATATTCTTTTATTCACCCTGACAGTTGAAATTTTCTCACATGCTCTCATAAATTTTGGAAGACCAAAGTCTGATTGGATAACTGACCTTGTCAGTGTGTGCCCATTCTAATGTTTGTTTCGTTGCTCTGACTGGGAACATGGTCATGATTTCTTATGttcatgtatttctttttattttttcttgaattatcTCCTTGTATTCCATTCTTTTATCCATAgatttctctttgctttttaatttttaatttttatgatcaccatatatatatatatatatataaaaacaccaagTGACTGGaaataaacatataatttaacttttcaAGTATAACTGGAAAAAGGAAATTGTGATTTCCTCATTGGAGACAAAACAATGGctctttcaaataaatttactaGTGAGAGTGGTTTGTGGTTTTGTTAACCGATGATCATACATAAATTTTGCAAAATAGTAACTGGAGGTGTTGAATTATAAATTGCATtacttttgttatttctttctgCAAATTCTGAGTTTCTTAAACGATCATCTGAACTGTGACACTCATAACTTATGAAATTTCAACTGGCACTAGGCTGACAATTTGTTTTCAATCTGACAAGATGGAACAACATTCCATGTATATGTTAGCAGCTATGTGCATCATAAGCATGTAATGATGCCAGATTTTGCATTATGCacttttctcttaatttcttgtttatttccTTATTTTCTCATTATAAGCGTGATATTCTTGCAGCATGCATTTTATTATATCTTGTTCTGTTTGACGTGGCCAGAAACATTTCCAGAATTCTTAATGTTGaagattctttttaatttgtgtgCAGAGAGCTTTTTTTTAGCTGTGGTGAGTTACGTGACAAGTGGTCTTAAGTCAGTAGCTGCAAGGATAAGGAAAAATGAAGAGAAGACAGCAAAATGGCCCAAATGTAAAGATACCCAATCTCTTATATCAATGCAAACCAAGAGAAACATCACAACTCAATGCACTGGTTATGAATGTGTGTAATGTATGCTCACTTTTTTGTCTGACACACTTGGATTTGGAAGAAAAAGAGGAATAAATTGATGCTTACGAAATGTTCACCCCTTACCTGCACTATTGGAGTTTCTATATATCATCTGATTTCTCCTCTCCTTCTTCATTAAGGGGTGATctgtttttgcttcttttatCACTTGTGCGAAAAGTCATTACATGTGTTCCATAAACATGATTACTGATTTTTCCATTGCAGGATATGTGCTGGCATGTCTATGATCAAGACTTGTGTGAATGCCTGGTTGCTTGCTGTTGTAATCAGAGTTGTAAATATAACATCACCGTATACTTTTGATTGTGTTGTTCGGTTACCTTGCTAGCTTAATAAAAGGATGTAATGAGTCATTTAGCATCTTCAATGTGTATTTGCATTAGAggagtttgtttttttctctagaCAACAGGGAGGAGTCTGTTGTCTCTCCCATGCCCATCTATCATATCCAACACAGAATTACTTGAATGAATAAAGCGTTTCCTGTCTCGAAACCGAAATGCCCGCAAAAACTCAAACAACCGAGGCAACAAGTTCCATGAAATTAGCTCCTTAAAGGATTCGAGTAAGAACAGCTGTCTTGTAACCATAACCTGCCTATTTTTAGAGTACTAACATCCTATCCATGGAAGCAAACTAGCCATAAATTGAAAGATGGATGTATGGTGACCGATGGAATAGAAAGGCAGCAAATCTTGAGAATGGCATCATCTCTCCCTAGTGGCTCTCTTGTTCTTTCTCTCTACTTGCTCCTGTTCCCTGTCTGTCTTGCTACCGATAGCGCTTCCATAACCTACCATGGGGGCCCTCTCCTGACAGGAAACCTAAACCTAACTCTGATTTGGTACGGTCAATTTGGGCGTGTCCATAAAAATGTCATTAGGGCCTTTGTTGAATCTCTACATTACAATGCGGGAGCCAACTTACAGCCACAAGTCTCGTCATGGTGGAATGTTGTTGAGAGCTACCAGGAGGTTGCCGGGAAGGGAAGCAGCCCTATCAACGTAAAAGTTGTGAAGCAAGTGACTGATCTAAAATATTCAGCAGGGAAAGCTGTTACCAGCGAATTTATTCAGAAAGTTCTGCGGAAGGCGACTGGTGGAGACTCCAACACCATCCCTGTTATTCTCACTGCTAGAGATGTTAAAATGCAGGGGTTGTGCTTCACAAAATGCTCACAACATGGAATGCttggtaattttatttaatgtttccTTTCTATCAATGATAGTCTTAGCTTAGTTgcatttattagaaaaaaaaatgataaaatctatATTCCTTCCATGATCACATCACTGAGAACACATGCAACGAtctcattatattttatattggcACTGATTCCTGATTTGAAATAGCAGGTGATCATCAGCAGCCATATATTGTGGTGGGCAATCCAGAAAGTGAATGCCCAGGGTCTTGTGCTTGGCCATTCCAGAAGCCAGACAAAGGGCCTCTATCTATAACATTGAACCCGCCAAATGGCAACTTGGGCGTGGATGCCATGGTTGTCGCCTTCGCAAGGGCGTTGGTTGAAGCTGTGACCAACCCATATAAGACTGGGTTTTTCCAGGACAACAGTAACAATGCCAACAAAACCGTGGAGGCCGCATCAGCTTGCTGGGGCATTTTCGGAAGCGGAGCATTCGATGGCTACACCGGAAAAGTACGTGTTGATCCAGAAACCGGAGGGGGTTTTAATGGCCATGGATCAAGGGGTAGGAAGTTCTTGATCCCTGCTGTCTGGAACCCTAAAACAAAGTCATGCTGGACCTTACTTTAGCAAGCCATCAACGTACTATTAAAGGGAGAGGTGAAAATTTGATTGTATAGCTTTTCAAAATTCATTCCTTGtagaaaatcaaattcaacGTGCCAACATTCAATGTATAATTCAATCGCTCTCTTGGTGTTTCTCTTGGAGTGCGCACACACATGGTCTCAACCATGGATAAAGGGGTTTGATCAATTagaagcatagttttaaaatccgatTTGGTAGTCGACTGGATACAGTGATTAGGTCACGGatcagatgggttgacccggattaactcaaaaaaatagaatttaaaagccactctttcttttctcttgctaaaattaattaacgaaATAAAAGCCAAGGCATGCCATTCATTTTTAAGGCAACATAATAGTTTTCtacaataaaattctaaaattagaaaataaaagccAAGGCATGACTTATAATGCTAGTGATGGTTGCTAATCATTGATTACTGACCCTAGTTAGTTTAGCATCTTGAAAACAAGATTCATatatcctcctttttttttctttttttctttttgaaaaaatgggTTGTATCTCGTTTATAGCCTACACAAAATTGTTGCATTTACTCTATTCAATGTCGTGATGTCCCATTATTAGACTTATGGCTTCTTCCCAAATCTAGATTGCTTTGTCTTCACCGTTTGTTTATGGTTTAAGAGATCACAATCGGCATGAACAATTTAATAGAGAAAGCAAGAGAAAGAAGGAGAGTCATGAGGAGCTAGAGGAAGGATTATCTACTCTGCTCGCAGATCTGAACAGGTATGGGTTGCCTTGAAGTCTTTTGCTCCTTTGCTCTTTTTTGTGAATCACAACTGATAGTGATATAGctttgaactttgaaaattGAAGAGATGGGTTTTATGTAAAAGATTTctctaatggttttttttttctctattttgttGTTCAATGATTAATATAGCATATGCAGAGCATGAAATGACCTCTACATTTGTCAGTGCTTCTACAAAGTTGTAGTGaaaaagcatgaaaaataaGCCAAGTCTCAGTCGGGTTTACCTGAGTCAGCCGGGTCCCTAGTCGACCCGCCAGGTTGGCCAGGTTTTATCGAGCCAACTTCCATGTGGGTTTTTGTTTAGATCTGGACCGGTCCCATGCCTAGGTCAGCCGAGTCCAGGGTCGATCCGTCGAGCCggtccgggtttcaaaactatgattagAAGTAACAGTTTGTATATTTGCATTATGTTGCGGTgactaaaattttatcaaatattttttttttaaatccaggtttcaagaatttttttgaaaatattattaaatttggaaatatagttgttttgaatatttttttttctcatttcaacttgcaatattaatttttttgaaaatgaggctttgtaatttttttttttttttttatgaagttatcttagTATCATAAATTAGGTTATGAGTTTAACATGGTATCCTGAGTtgacttaggtttttttattatttatatattttttaatttattacttttaattttatcctttcacTACCAGAATTTTGTATATTATCGAAGGATTGATCCGTTGCTATTTAGACACTGGTTCTGTTCAGAAAACATTTATTAACAACATAACAAACCGTTATTGTTTGCTAGAAAACTTCTCATTGGTAATTTATATTAAGTCTATTGGTAATATAAACATCGATATATTTATAGACAGAAAATAcatgttaaacaaaaataattacaaacatCATTTCGTTGGTGATTCCATATGTGAGTATGTCATATCACCAACAAATAAAACTATTTGTAATTTCATTGGTGATTTATATCGTATTATTGATGAATAGAATCTGCTATTGATTTACATATTGCTAGTGgcatttcatgtattttttcaaCTCTTCAAAACTTTTCGAGGGACTTGGTTCGtcgataatttcatcattaatgtgcttaatatttttatttaaaaaaaatcaaataaacatattaggaaaacattaaaagaaataaaactaaaataaaaggattaaaaaaggtaataacatttttaaaaaataaattaatagaacCTCCCCTATATGAGA
Protein-coding sequences here:
- the LOC118053536 gene encoding histone acetyltransferase MCC1, with the translated sequence MSNQEFSHHPTICYRPIQPSDLEVLERIHAEIFPIRYESEFFQSVVHGRDIVSWAAVDRSRPNGQSDELIGFVTARIAMTKEAGIGDLLRYDPSKPDQTLVYILTLGVVETYRNLGIARSLIRQVIKYASSVPTCRAVYLHVISYNVPAIHLYKKMSFKCIRRLQGFYLINGQHYDSFLFVYYVNGGRSPCSPLELFFSCGELRDKWS
- the LOC140954131 gene encoding protein EXORDIUM-like 4 isoform X1 codes for the protein MVTDGIERQQILRMASSLPSGSLVLSLYLLLFPVCLATDSASITYHGGPLLTGNLNLTLIWYGQFGRVHKNVIRAFVESLHYNAGANLQPQVSSWWNVVESYQEVAGKGSSPINVKVVKQVTDLKYSAGKAVTSEFIQKVLRKATGGDSNTIPVILTARDVKMQGLCFTKCSQHGMLAGDHQQPYIVVGNPESECPGSCAWPFQKPDKGPLSITLNPPNGNLGVDAMVVAFARALVEAVTNPYKTGFFQDNSNNANKTVEAASACWGIFGSGAFDGYTGKVRVDPETGGGFNGHGSRGRKFLIPAVWNPKTKSCWTLL
- the LOC140954131 gene encoding protein EXORDIUM-like 4 isoform X2 produces the protein MVTDGIERQQILRMASSLPSGSLVLSLYLLLFPVCLATDSASITYHGGPLLTGNLNLTLIWYGQFGRVHKNVIRAFVESLHYNAGANLQPQVSSWWNVVESYQEVAGKGSSPINVKVVKQVTDLKYSAGKAVTSEFIQKVLRKATGGDSNTIPVILTARDVKMQGLCFTKCSQHGMLGDHQQPYIVVGNPESECPGSCAWPFQKPDKGPLSITLNPPNGNLGVDAMVVAFARALVEAVTNPYKTGFFQDNSNNANKTVEAASACWGIFGSGAFDGYTGKVRVDPETGGGFNGHGSRGRKFLIPAVWNPKTKSCWTLL